The window TCCAGCGAGCCCAGGGGGAACAGGTCGTTGCTGCGCAGGAACTGTCCGGCCAGCAGCACGCCGATCGCGGCGAGGACCAGCAGGATCCGCCAGGCGCGTGATGCGGCGGGGAGGGTGCGCGGTGCGGCGCGGACGGTGCGAGGTGCTGCGGGAAGAGAGCGGTGGGCGCGGGGAGGGGTGCTGCGCTCACTCATTTCGCGAGCATAGCGCGAGGTGGTGGGCACGGGGTGGCGTGCTGCGCTGCCCTCTGTCGGTCTCCTGCGGTGCCTCTTGCTGGTCTCCTGCGTTGCCGCCTGCCGCCTGCCGCCTGCCGCCTGCCGCCTGCCGCCTGCCGCCTGCCGCCTGCCGCGTGCCGCGGGTGCCTCAGCCCTGCACGCTCACGCCCCGAGCCGCATCCAGGCGTCGCCCCGCACTCGTAGCCCCAGCGTGATGGCACGGGCGATCATGAACACCAGCGTGCAGGAGATCCACACCCCGGCCAGGGCCCAGATGTCCGGGAGGTCCGAGAACGCCACCCACGCGGCGCCCGGCATGGTGGCGAGCATCGTGATCACGCCCACCTTGGCCAGGTAGGGGGCATCACCCGCGCCCATCAGCACCCCGTCCAGCACGAACACGTACCCGGCGATCGGCTGAGCGATGATCAGCACCCACAGGGCAGCGCGCAGGTTCTCCTGCACCGCCGCATCCGGGGTGAACACGGCCGGGGCCAGGTAGGAGACGGCCAACAGCAGCGCTGCCGTGACCAGGCCCCCGCCCACGCCCCAGCTCACCAGGCGCGAGGTCACCGCCCGCACCGTGCGGGTGTCCGAGGCGCCCAAGTACTTGCCCACCAGTGCCTGACCGGCGATCGCCAGGGCGTCCAGAGCCAGTGCGAACAGGTTGAACAGGGTCAGCGCCAACTGGTGGGCCGCCAGCTGCACGGCCCCCAGGTCGGTGGCCACGAACGTGGAGACCAGAAGCACCACCCGCAGCGTCAGGGTGCGCACGAACATCGGCACCGAGTCGCGGCCGGCGGAGGCCACCTGCTTCAGCTGAGGTCGCAGGCTCACGCCGTTGCGCCGCGCACAGCGGGCCACCACGGTGAGCAGCGCGATCGCCATGCCCCATTCGGCGATGATGGTGCCGATCGCCGAGCCCGCGATCCCCAGGTCCAGCCCGAAGATCAGGAACCAGTTCAGCGGCACGTTCACTGCCGCACCGATACCGGCCACCACCAGCGGGATCATCGCCTTCTGCAGTCCGCGCACCAGCCCTGTGGCGGCCTGGACGGCCAGCATGGCGGGCAGGCCGAAGGTGCTGATGTGCAGGTAGGTGCGGGCCTCGGCGAGCACCTCGGCCGAGGGACCGAACAGGTCCAGCAGCGGGTCTCCGGCCCCCAGCAGCAGCAGGCAGCTGAGGGTTCCGATGCCGAGCGCCAGCCAGCAGGCGTCGACCCCGCGGGCGATCGCCTCGGCACGCCGGCCCGCACCGAAGGCCCGCGAGACGGCGGCGGTGGTGGAGTAGGCCAGGAACACCGACAGTGCCACCACCGTGGTCAGCACTACGGAGGCCAGGCCCAGGCCCGCGAGGGACACCGTGCCCACGCGGGCAACGAAAGCTGAGTCCACCAGTACGAACAGCGGCTGTGCGATCAGCGCTCCGAGGCTGGGGATCGCCAGGCGCAGGATGTCGCGGTCCACCCGGGCGCGGGCCTCGCGGGGGGTCTGCGGTGTCTGCCTCTCGTCCCCGGGTTCGGGGGTGGGGGAGGAGGGGCCAGGCATGGATGCGAGTTTCTCACGGGGGCAGGGCGGAGGTCCTGTTCGTGCGGCCAGTGCCATAGCGGAGGGTGGTTGGCACACCGGAGCGGAACGTTACGGGACCGATACCGCAGAATTCCCTGTCGGCGCGACAGCGCACACGTACGTTTAGAGCAGTACGACCGGAAGGACCATTCGGGGGACGATGCCGGCAGAGTGCGAGGGTTCGGTGGCAGACCTGGCGACGAGTGCTGTGGCCGGGCCCGCAACGGGTGTGCCATGCGCGGCGCCAGGACCCAGGTAGGTGCGCTCCCCCGCACCACGGAAGCGAGGAGTTCCAGATGACGAGTCCCACTGGCCCGCAGCGCGACAGCAACCAGACCCCCGAGGCACCACTGCCCGCACCGCGGGAAGGGCAGGCGGAACCCGGCGGACGAGATGTCGACGGGGCGAGCCGCACAGGGCTGCTGGTCATGCTCGCCGGGATCGGAGTGCTGGCACTGGTCCTCGCTGCTGCCGGGTTCTTCCTGCTTCGCCCGGGCCAGGACGGTGATGAGGGCGGCCCGGCCGCGCAGCGGCCGGAGGGCGCCACCGCATCGGCCTCCGACGACGGCGGACCCACTGCCCCGGGCCAGGAGGGCACCGGCTCGAGTCCGGAGGCCTCGGCCACCGAGCAGACCCAGCCGCCACCACCGGCTCCGTCGCTCGACGAGCTCCGCAACGCGGCACTGCTGATACCACCGGGGTGCGCCGACTACATGTACTTCGACGGCGAGTACGGCGGAGCCGATCACGGGACCACCCCGGTGCAGTTCACCGACGGCGAGGCCCCGGGCAACGCCCCCTCCAGCTCGTACCTGCTGGGGGACGAGACCGCGGTGCTGGAGGCGGACGGAAGGGCTCTCACGATCGTGGCGGTCCACTGCTTCGGAGGGGGCTCCTACACCTACCCCGCGCTCGCGGCCTACGACGGTGACCTCGAGCTGGCAGGCTGGATGGACACCCTGGACGAGAACTACCCCCAGCCCGGCACCTCACCGAAGCCCTACCTGGAGGACCTCGCGGTCACCGGCAGCACGCTCACGTACACGCATGGCGGCATCGAACTGTTCGGCGACCAGGCATGCAGCGCCTGCGAGAAGTCCGGAACAGCAACCATGAGCTGGCAGTGGACCGGTGAAGGATTCATCTCCACCGATGTAGTGGTGCACACCCCGACCGGGGACGTGCGGCAGCCGTCGGTCGAGGACGCCCAGGCAGTGGCCGATCTGCTGATCGCCGGTGATGACGCCGCCGCCGACTACTTCATCGAGGGCACGGTCAACCCGCCGCTGGTGGACGGGCAGACGGACTTCTCCACCCTCGGTGAGGACGGAACCCTCGATTTCGGCCGGGCCGACGTCGTGCCTCCCGGGACTCGCGTGGATTCCTGCGAGGTGATCGGTGGAGGGACCCTCAGCGAGGACTTCGGCTATGGCTCCTTCTACGGGCCCTACTTCATGCGGGATGGCTCGGAGATCACCTCTTCGTCGATGGCGCGGGGCACCGGGGACGCTGCCTACGAGACCCATCCCGGCGACGTGGTGTGCCTGCTGCAGAACGACCAGGACCCACCCCTGGGCGAGTTCTACGATCAGTCGGGGTTCCACCTGATCCTGCAGGGCACTGACGACGGGTCGGTCGTTGTCCGCGTGATCGGTCTCGGCCTGTACGGCGCAGAGATCTGACCCGCCAGGTCTGCCCGGCCGGTACGGGGTGACCAATCACCTACCTTCGTCGGATCCGCCTCGGAGGTTGCCGTGCAATAGTGCGCGTGGGACAGTGCGCCCCGGTCCGCGACGGGCTCGGCGGCGCATCTTCTGATCCGGTGCCTGCTCCGCGAGCCCGCTTCGTGATCGGCGCGTCCCCGCATCCCGTCTGCGCGTCCCAGGAGCACCCATGCACCGCCTCGCCACCCTCAGCCTCAACAACCGGGCGTTCATCGCTCTGGTGTGCGTGGTCGTCGCCATCGTCGGCGCCATGAGCATGACGATGCTGCGCCAGGAGCTGATCCCGTCGGTGTCCCTGCCGCAGATCCAGGTGGTCACCACCTCCCCGGGCGCCTCCAGCGAGCAGGTCAAGGACCGCATCAGCGACCCCATCGAGAACGGCGTGCGCGGCCTGGAGAACGTGGAGGGCACCAGCTCCACCTCGCAGTCCAGCCTTTCCATGGTCACCGTGGAGCTCACCTACGGCACCGACATGGCCCGCTCTTCCAACCAGGTCGAGGCCGCGATCTCCCGCATCGAGGACCAGCTGCCCGAGGGAGCAGAACCGCAGGTCATCGCCGGTGGCACCGGGGACATCCCCGCCGCGGTGCTCTCCATCTCCTCGGACCTGGACCCCTCCACCCTCGCCGACCGCCTGAACTCCTCCGTGGTCCCCGAGCTGGAGCGCATCGAGGGGGTCTCCGGCGTGATCGTCGTCGGCGCCCCGCCGCAGATCGTGAAGATCACCCCTGACGAGCAGGCCCTCGCCGAGCGCGGCCTGTCCACCGGCTCGATCACCGAGGCGCTGGACGCCAACGGCCTGTCCATCCCCGGCGGCACCGTCGTGGACGGCGACCAGTCCCTCGACGTCACCATCGGCGTGCCCCTGGAGTCCCTCGAGGCCCTCGAGACCATGGTGCTGATGCCCCCCGAGGGCGCCGATGTGGACCCGACGCAGGCGCCCACCACCCTCGCCGATGTCGCCACCGTGGAGCAGACCCAGCAGGAGGCCACCAGCATCTCCCGCACCAACGGCCGCGAGTCGCTGGTGATGGTCATCAACACCACCGTCGACGGCAACGTCGTGGACGTCTCCGAGAACGTCACCGCCGAGCTGGACTCGCTGCTGCCCTCGGTGGGCGGCGCCGCCGAGAGCCAGGTCGTCTTCGACCAGGCCCCCTTCATCCAGGAGTCGATCCTGGCGCTCGCCGAGGAAGGCTTGCTGGGCCTGCTGTTCGCGATCGCCGTGATCCTGGTGTTCCTGCGGGCCGTCCGACCCACCGTGGTCACCGCCATCTCCATCCCCATGTCGCTGCTGATGGCTTTCGTGGGCATGCTGCTGAGCGACTACACGCTGAACATGCTCACCCTCGCGGCGCTGACCATCTCCATCGGCCGCGTGGTGGACGACTCCATCGTGGTGATCGAGAACATCACCCGCCACCTCACCTACGGCAAGACCAGGCGGCGGGCGATCATCGACGGCGTGCGGGAGGTGGCCGGCGCCATCACCGCCTCCACCCTCGCCACGGTGGTCGTGTTCCTGCCGGTCGCGGTGGTCTCCGGCTGGGCCGGGGAGCTGCTGCGCCCCTTCTCCCTCACCGTCGCGATCGCCATGCTGTCCTCGCTGGTGGTGGCGCTGACGATCGTCCCGGTGCTGGCCTACTGGTTCCTGCGGCCCCCGAAGGCCGCCCAGGACCTGGACCCCGACGACGAGCACGCCGTGGCCGAGGTGCGCGACGCCGCTGAGGCCAAGGAGGAGCGCGGCTGGCTGCACCGGATGTACAGCCCCACCCTCGCCTGGTCGCTGCGCCACCGCTTCCTGGCCCTGCTCGCCGCCGTGGCCATCCTGGGCGGCACCGTGGCGCTGTACCCGCTGCTGAAGATCAACATCCTCGGCGACACCGGGCAGAACATCGCCTCGTACACCCAGACCCTCCCCGCCGGCACCACCCTGGAGGAGTCCAGCGCCAAGGCCATGGACGCCGAGGAGGCCCTGGGCGCGCTGGACGGCGTGGACGTCGTCCAGACCACCATCGGCGGCTCCCAGTTCGGCTTCGGCGGCGCCAGCAACGAGATCACCTACCAGGTCACCACCGACTCCGAGGCCGACCAGGAGGCCCTGCGCGAGCAGATGCTCACCACCTTGCAGGACATGCCGGAGGCCGGAGAGATCGAGGACTCCTTCGACGCCGGCGCCATCGGCTCCTCCACCGTGGACATCCTGGTCACCGGCCCCACCCCCGAGGACCGCGAACAGGCCGTGGACCTGATCATCGCCGAGCTGGACCCGCTGCCGGACAGCGTCGAAGAGGTATCCACCGACCTCGAGGGCGAGCAGCCCACCGCGGTGATCACCGTGAACCGCCAGGCCGCAGCCCAGCGCGGGCTCACCGAAGAGGCCGTGGTGGGCCTGGTGGCCCAGCAGCTGTTCCCAGCCGCCATCGGTCAGGTCACCATCGGTGATGCGGAGCTGGACATCTTCGTGGAGCAGGGCGAGGGCATCGAGACCCTCCAGGAGCTGCAGGACATGCAGATCGCAGGGTTCCCGGTCACCGACGTCGCCACCATCGAGGAGACCCTGGAGCGGCCCATGATCCGCTCCCAGAACTCGCTGGAGACGGTTACCGTGTCCCTCACCCCCGCCGCGTCCGACGACGTGGGCGCCACCGCGGATGCGGCCCGTCAGGCGATCAGCGCGGTGGACCTGCCGGAGGGCGTGCAGGCCAGCACCGGCGGTGCTGCGGAGGACATCGAGACCATCTTCGGGCAGCTGGTGCTGGCTCTGGTGGTGGCGATCCTGCTCACCTACGTGCTGCTGGTGTGGATCTTCAAGTCCCTGATCCAGCCGCTGATCCTGCTGGTCTCCATCCCCTTCGCCGCGACCGGTTCGCTGGGCCTGCTGGTGCTCACCGGGGTGCCGCTGGGCCTGCCCTCCATGATCGGCATGCTGATGCTGGTGGGCATCGTGGTCACCAACGCGATCGTGCTGATCGACCTGGTCAACCAGTACCGCCGTGACGGGATGACCCTGGACGAGGGCCTGATGACCGGTGCCCAGAAGCGTCTGCGCCCGATCCTGATGACCTCGGCCGCGACGATCTTCGCGTTGATCCCGATGGCGCTGGGCATCACCGGCAGCGCCGGGTTCATCGCGCAGCCGCTGGCGGTGGTGGTGATCGGTGGCCTGGTCTCCTCCACGCTGCTCACCCTGATCATCGTGCCGGTGCTGTACCGCATCGCCGAGGGCCCGGGGGAGAAGCGCCGTATCCGCGACGAGGCGCGTGACGAGGAGCGCCGCATCGAGCGTGAGCGCCGCGCCGACGAGCGGGCCGGGCGTGATGGGGCTCGCGAGAGCGGGGGCGACGGCTATGCGGCCGGCACCCGGTCCACCGCGCCGTCCACCTCGACCGCTCCTGCGTCGTCGGCTGCGTCATCGGCTGTGCCCTCAGATGCCGTCGCACCTGCTGACGCTCACGTGGACCGAGACCTCGGCACCGCCCCCTCCCGGTCGGTCACCCCGGTCACCCCCGGTACCTCCCCCTCCCGGTCGGTCACCCCCGGCACCGTGGAGCGCGGCCACACGGCCACGCGGCGGCGCTCCCTGAAGGAGCGCGGCGGCATCGTGGGCATCGTGAAGCGGCGCCTCGGCCGGAACTGAGTGGACGCTGGTGGCTGTTCTCGGGCCTGAAAACAGCCACCAGCGTCCACTCACGAGTTTCGCCACGGCCCGGAGACCGCTTGCACTGCCCGGACCCGGCCCGTCTCCCCGAGGCCCGGACCCCGCCCGTCCGGTCTGAGTTCACGCCCGCCGGGAGTGAGCCCGTGCCCGCCAGGAGTGAGCCCCGTCTGCCCGGCGCGGGTCTCACCTGCACCGGGGCCCGTCGGCCGCATACGATGCCCCCATGCCCTCGACGCGTCCCCGCCGCGGCCTGCTGCGCACCGGCGCCGGCGGGTGGACGGTGCGCACGCGCGTGCTGTCGGCGCTGCTGGCGTTCATGGTGGGCGGGCTGGCGATCACGGGGCTGCTCACCTACGTCGCGCAGTTCCGGGTGCTGGAGGAGCGCATCACCAGTGAGCTGCTGCAGGAGAAGCGCGAGCTCGAGGTGATCGCCCAGTCCGAGGACGAGGACGGCACGCTCGTCTACGAGACGGTCGACGACCTGCTGGCGACGGCGACCCTCTCGCTCGTTCCCTCGGACAACGAGTCCGTGCTGGCCCTCATCGACGGCACCCCCAAGTACAAGCCGAACGTGCAGGACTTCGAGCTGATGGACTCGCCGCAGGCGCTGGATCGGATCCGGGAGGCGCACCAGCCCGGCAGTTCCTCATGGCTGGACCTGGACATCAACGGCACCGCGGTGCGGGCACTGGTGGTGTCGGTGCAGGTGCCGGGCGATCCCAGCGAGGGCATCTTCGTTGTGGCCAGCGACATCGGGGTGCAGAAGCGGGCCCTGTGGCGTTCGGTCACCACTTACATCGCGCTGGCCACCCTCACCGTGATCACCGCCGGGTGGGCCGGCTACCTGGTGATCGGGAAGCTGCTGAAGCCCCTGGAGGCGCTGCGGGAGGCCACCGAGGAGATCACCGTCGAGGACCTCGAGCACCGCGTCCCCGTGCCCGAGGGGCGCGACGACATCGCCGCGCTGGCCACGAACTTCAACCGCATGCTGGAGCGCATCCAGTCCGGCTTCGCCGAGCAGCGCCGGTTCATGAGCGATGTGGGCCATGAGCTGCGCACCCCGCTCACCATCGTGCGCGGCACCCTGGAGATGACCGACCCGGACGACGCGGCCGATGTGCGCGAGTCCCACGAGATCGCCCTGGACGAGCTGGACCGGATGGGCCGCGTGGTGGGGGACCTGTCCGAGCTGGCCGCCTCGGCCCGTCCCGATTACGTCAAGCCCCGCCCCACGGACATGGCCGAGTTCGCCCGCTCCGCCTTCGCCCGCATCGAGAGGATCGCCGAGGGCGACTGGGTGCTGGAGCAGGTGGCCGACGTGGTCGCCGAGGCCGACGAGCAGCGCCTCACCCAGGCCGTGGTGCAGCTGGCCGCCAATGCCGTGCGGTACAGCGAGGAGGGCACCCGGGTGGTGTTCTCGGTGGCGCGGGTGCTGGGGGCCCAGGGCTACGAGATGCATGTGAGCATGCGCGACCAGGGGGTCGGCATCGCCCCCGAGGATCAGCTGCGCATCTTCGAGCGCTTCGCCCGGGTGGACCATTCCCGTGAGAACGGCTCGGGCCTCGGCCTGCCGATCGTGCTGGCGATCGCCGAGGGCCATGGCGGCACGGTGCGGCTGGCCTCGAAGCCCGGGTACGGATCGACCTTTTCTATCGTCTTCCCCCAGTTCGTCGACGGCGGTGACGGCTTCGGCGACGACGGCAGCGACGGCGAGGGCGTCAGGAGCGAAGGCGCCGGGGGCGAGGACGTCGGGGGTGATGGAGTCAGGGGTGATGGCGACGCGAGCCACGGGGCCGGCGACGTCCGCTCCGGGGCCGATGACGCCCGTTCCGGCACCGGCCGGCGTCAGGACGAAGCTCCCGATTCCCCACGAACCATCCCCGACACTGCCGACCACGAATCCCCCCGCCCCGAACGGAGCAGCACAGCATGAGGATCCTGATCGCGGAGGACGAGCCCCGCATCGCCCGCTTCGTGGAGAAGGGGCTGAAGGCCAACGGGTACGCCTGCACCGTGGTGGAGGACGGCATCAGTGCCCTGGACCTGGGCTCCAGCGGCGACTTCGACCTGATGATCCTGGACGTGGGCCTGCCCCGCATGGACGGGTTCCAGGTGCTCAAGGCGCTGCGCGGCATGGACGTGGACATCCCGATCCTGATGGTCACCGCCCGCTCGGGCGTGGAGGACACCGTGCAGGGTCTGGAGGACGGCGCCAACGACTACATCGCCAAGCCCTTCCGCTTCGAGGAACTGCTGGCCCGGGTGAAGCTGCGGGCCCGCGAGGCCACGGCCGGGGCCGGTTCCGCCGGCAGCGACGTGCTGACCCTGGGGGACCTGCAGCTGGACCTGCGCACCCGCCTGGCCACCTTCCAGGACGCCGAGCAGCAGCGGGAGCGCAGCGTGGAGCTGTCCTCGCGGGAGTTCACGATGGCACGGGTGTTCCCGGAGAATCCCGGCCAGGTGCTCACCCGCGACCTGCTGCTGTCCAAGGTGTGGGGATACGACTACGAGGGCGCCTCCAACGTGGTGGACGTGTACGTGGGGTACCTTCGCGGCAAGCTGGGGGCGGCGCGCTTCGTCACCGTGCGCGGTGCGGGGTACAAGATCGTCGACCCGGCGGCCTGATCGCCACGGGCTCCGTTCCGACCCCGCCGGGTGCACCTTTGGTTCCCGACCCCGCTGGGTGTTCCCCTGCTCCGCGACCCCGCCGGGCGTTCCCTCGGTCCGCGACATCGCCGACGACGGCTTTATGAGAGGTCTCTCATGAAGTGCTCACGGGCATCTCATCGCCGCCGGTCACGATCGTGGCCATGAAGACTCTCCGGACAGCTGCCGCGCTGGTGGTGGTGGGCGTCGGCGCGGTGGGCCTCGCCGTGCTCCCCGCCGTGGACGACGTCCCGGCCGACATGCCGGGCATCGTGGTGGGCCAGGAGCCCGCCCTCGGCGGTGCCGTGCCCGACTCCGGTGATCTCGAGGCCGCCAGGAACGGCGGCGGGGTCGAGGCGGGCGCCGAAGCATCCTCCGTTGCCGAAGCCTCCTCCGATGCCGATGCCGATGCCGATGCCGATGCCGATGCCGATGCAGGCGCCGCGGGCCAGGTGCTCCCTGGGGATGTCCCGGAGAGCGACGGTTCCGTGGTCGCACTGCCCAAGCCACGGGCCACCCAGCAGCCCGTGCGCGGTGTCCACTCCGATACCGGGGTGGGTCCCATGAAGTCCTCACCGTCGCCGGAACCGGCGCCTGCCCCAGCCCCGGCCCCCGCGCCGCGCAAGGCGGAGAGCGGTGCGTCGAACTCGGGATCGAGCAGTTCCGGCGCCCGGAGCTCTGGATCGAGCAGTTCCGGCGCCCGGAGCTCTGGATCGAGCAGTTCCGGCGCCAGGAGCTCCGGATCGAGCAGTTCCGGCGCCCGGAGCTCTGGCTCCAGCAGCTCGAGCGGTTCCTCCACATCCAGCAAGCCGAAGAGCTCAGGCTCCAAGAGCTCCGGCCCCTCCCGCCCCCCGCGCCCCTCGGGGCTGTGCGAATGGGACGACGACGAGTGGGAGTGCGACGACGACGACGATGATGATGATGACGACGATGACGACTGAGCCCCGGCGCGGCTGAGTCCCGTCCCCTCTGAGGCTGAGTTCCGCCCCGGCCGAGTGAGCTCTGACGGTCGTGCGCACCTTGCCTGAATCGCGGCCCCGGTCGAGTCCGTCTCGACCGGATCCTGCTCGGCTGTGTGAGAATCCGTGGCCACCCATGGGCCCGGGGGGGAGGGGCTTGGTAAGTTCGGGGCGTGAGCGCTCTGGGACCCGACAGCATCCCCGTTCCGGGGCGTGCCGACGGTGAGCTCTCACCGCCTCAGCTGGACGACCTCCGCATCGCACTGCGGCCACCTGAACTGCCGGCCCCTGCTCCTCACGACGCCCTCTCCGCGGCCCATCGGGTGATGGACCTGCTGCACGCTGAGAGGTACCGCGATGCGATGGCGATTGCCGAGCACTTCGCAGAACGCACCCGCACCCAGTCGGGCCCGACCACGGCACGGGACCGCATGGAGCTGCTGCGGGCGCGACTGCTGGCCTCCGTCCTGGTGGGCAGTGGGGAGCCGTGCGAGCAGGCCGCCGCCGAACTGGTCACCCACCTGCGTCGGAGCGGACATCGGGCGCAGGCAGCGGCCACCGCGACGGTGCTGCTGGAGAGCGGCCCCAGCTGGAGGCGCGAGGCCCGCACCGCCGCTCTGGGCACCGCGGCTCAGGCCCCGAAACCGTCAGGACGCCGCCGCGGAGAGCGCACCCAGGTCACAGCCGAACTGCTCGCCGTGGTGCGCGGGATGCAGTCACCCGCCCTGCGAGGGCACACCGACCGCGCCGGGGGCGAGTCCGACCCCTCCCTGCGCTGGGGTCAGGCCGATCCGCGCAGCGAGGTGCGCCTCCTGCGCGCCGCGCTGGAAGCACTGCCGACCGTGAAGGACCAGTTGCTGGGAGACCCGGAGCCGTTGCTCATGGTGCGCCTGGCGCAGGCACTCGAAGCCGTAGGAGACCCCGCCGCAGCGACGACCCTGGCGCTGGACGTCCTGGAGAGGATGGACGAGGGCCCGGAGGCGGCCGCTGATCCGCAGCGCGCCCGCACCTCCGCCAACGCCCTGCTGGCCCGCACCCTCGGCGAGGCGCACCCCGTCCTGGCCTCCCACCACGCGGTGGATGCCCTGCTGAGCCTGCGCACCGTGGACGACCCTCCGCTGCGCATCGGCCTGATCACCGACCTGCTGCACGCGCTGATGCGGGCCGAGCTGCCCGCCCACGCGAACTTCACGGCCGGGCGCCTGCTGTCCCTGCAGCGCACCCTGCGACGGGACGCCCACCGCACCGCCCCCCTGCTCGCGGTGGCCGCCCAGCGCATCAGCGCCGAGAGGTACGACGCCGCCTGGGTACCGCTGGAGCAGGCCCGACTGATCGCACGCCAGGAACGGGACCGCAGGGCCGGCATGGAGGCGGCCCGCCTCGGTGCCAGCATCCACGAGCGCACCGGTGATGCGCGGGCGCAGCTGGTGGAGCTGAGGCAGGTGGCCGCCAGTGCCCACTGGCTGGCCGACGACCTCGCGACCTCCGGCCCCGAACGCTCCCGCATGGTGCTCACCGAGCTGCAGGCCCAGTCCCTGGTGATGCGACGGGCGATGGACCTGGAGGAGACGACGCTGGCACTGTCCGCCGCCGCGCAGGTGGAGCGCCGCACCCGGCCCGACGGCGGACGCCCCGTACTGCCCGCCGAACTGCTGTGGGACCACCGGGTGGACGCCCTGGTGGGGCGCTTCATCACTCTCGGCGCCGCAGCGGGGCGCGGCGAGGA is drawn from Brachybacterium muris and contains these coding sequences:
- a CDS encoding MATE family efflux transporter — protein: MPGPSSPTPEPGDERQTPQTPREARARVDRDILRLAIPSLGALIAQPLFVLVDSAFVARVGTVSLAGLGLASVVLTTVVALSVFLAYSTTAAVSRAFGAGRRAEAIARGVDACWLALGIGTLSCLLLLGAGDPLLDLFGPSAEVLAEARTYLHISTFGLPAMLAVQAATGLVRGLQKAMIPLVVAGIGAAVNVPLNWFLIFGLDLGIAGSAIGTIIAEWGMAIALLTVVARCARRNGVSLRPQLKQVASAGRDSVPMFVRTLTLRVVLLVSTFVATDLGAVQLAAHQLALTLFNLFALALDALAIAGQALVGKYLGASDTRTVRAVTSRLVSWGVGGGLVTAALLLAVSYLAPAVFTPDAAVQENLRAALWVLIIAQPIAGYVFVLDGVLMGAGDAPYLAKVGVITMLATMPGAAWVAFSDLPDIWALAGVWISCTLVFMIARAITLGLRVRGDAWMRLGA
- a CDS encoding efflux RND transporter permease subunit — protein: MHRLATLSLNNRAFIALVCVVVAIVGAMSMTMLRQELIPSVSLPQIQVVTTSPGASSEQVKDRISDPIENGVRGLENVEGTSSTSQSSLSMVTVELTYGTDMARSSNQVEAAISRIEDQLPEGAEPQVIAGGTGDIPAAVLSISSDLDPSTLADRLNSSVVPELERIEGVSGVIVVGAPPQIVKITPDEQALAERGLSTGSITEALDANGLSIPGGTVVDGDQSLDVTIGVPLESLEALETMVLMPPEGADVDPTQAPTTLADVATVEQTQQEATSISRTNGRESLVMVINTTVDGNVVDVSENVTAELDSLLPSVGGAAESQVVFDQAPFIQESILALAEEGLLGLLFAIAVILVFLRAVRPTVVTAISIPMSLLMAFVGMLLSDYTLNMLTLAALTISIGRVVDDSIVVIENITRHLTYGKTRRRAIIDGVREVAGAITASTLATVVVFLPVAVVSGWAGELLRPFSLTVAIAMLSSLVVALTIVPVLAYWFLRPPKAAQDLDPDDEHAVAEVRDAAEAKEERGWLHRMYSPTLAWSLRHRFLALLAAVAILGGTVALYPLLKINILGDTGQNIASYTQTLPAGTTLEESSAKAMDAEEALGALDGVDVVQTTIGGSQFGFGGASNEITYQVTTDSEADQEALREQMLTTLQDMPEAGEIEDSFDAGAIGSSTVDILVTGPTPEDREQAVDLIIAELDPLPDSVEEVSTDLEGEQPTAVITVNRQAAAQRGLTEEAVVGLVAQQLFPAAIGQVTIGDAELDIFVEQGEGIETLQELQDMQIAGFPVTDVATIEETLERPMIRSQNSLETVTVSLTPAASDDVGATADAARQAISAVDLPEGVQASTGGAAEDIETIFGQLVLALVVAILLTYVLLVWIFKSLIQPLILLVSIPFAATGSLGLLVLTGVPLGLPSMIGMLMLVGIVVTNAIVLIDLVNQYRRDGMTLDEGLMTGAQKRLRPILMTSAATIFALIPMALGITGSAGFIAQPLAVVVIGGLVSSTLLTLIIVPVLYRIAEGPGEKRRIRDEARDEERRIERERRADERAGRDGARESGGDGYAAGTRSTAPSTSTAPASSAASSAVPSDAVAPADAHVDRDLGTAPSRSVTPVTPGTSPSRSVTPGTVERGHTATRRRSLKERGGIVGIVKRRLGRN
- a CDS encoding sensor histidine kinase, whose protein sequence is MPSTRPRRGLLRTGAGGWTVRTRVLSALLAFMVGGLAITGLLTYVAQFRVLEERITSELLQEKRELEVIAQSEDEDGTLVYETVDDLLATATLSLVPSDNESVLALIDGTPKYKPNVQDFELMDSPQALDRIREAHQPGSSSWLDLDINGTAVRALVVSVQVPGDPSEGIFVVASDIGVQKRALWRSVTTYIALATLTVITAGWAGYLVIGKLLKPLEALREATEEITVEDLEHRVPVPEGRDDIAALATNFNRMLERIQSGFAEQRRFMSDVGHELRTPLTIVRGTLEMTDPDDAADVRESHEIALDELDRMGRVVGDLSELAASARPDYVKPRPTDMAEFARSAFARIERIAEGDWVLEQVADVVAEADEQRLTQAVVQLAANAVRYSEEGTRVVFSVARVLGAQGYEMHVSMRDQGVGIAPEDQLRIFERFARVDHSRENGSGLGLPIVLAIAEGHGGTVRLASKPGYGSTFSIVFPQFVDGGDGFGDDGSDGEGVRSEGAGGEDVGGDGVRGDGDASHGAGDVRSGADDARSGTGRRQDEAPDSPRTIPDTADHESPRPERSSTA
- a CDS encoding response regulator transcription factor — translated: MRILIAEDEPRIARFVEKGLKANGYACTVVEDGISALDLGSSGDFDLMILDVGLPRMDGFQVLKALRGMDVDIPILMVTARSGVEDTVQGLEDGANDYIAKPFRFEELLARVKLRAREATAGAGSAGSDVLTLGDLQLDLRTRLATFQDAEQQRERSVELSSREFTMARVFPENPGQVLTRDLLLSKVWGYDYEGASNVVDVYVGYLRGKLGAARFVTVRGAGYKIVDPAA